Genomic segment of Vanacampus margaritifer isolate UIUO_Vmar chromosome 13, RoL_Vmar_1.0, whole genome shotgun sequence:
tccatccatccatccattcatccatccatccattcatccatccaatgGTCTGATGTTGCCTTTAGGGACTGTCAGAAATCTTAGTTTTCCTTAAAAACTATATCTAAATTTTTATCTATTCTgccaaaatattattattattattattattatctatctgtctatctatccatctatccatccaataGTCTGATGTTGCCTTTAGGGACTGTCAGAAATCTTAGTTTTCCTTAAAAACTATCTTATCTATTCTGCCCAAATATTATTTTGACCACCAGGAGGAGAACTCGGACCTCTTCCACGCCGTGCCGTGGTCCTGCGGCACTCTGGGCTTCCTGGTGGCGGCTGAGATAAAAATTGTGCCCGCCAAGCCGTGGGTGAAGCTGCGCTACGAGCCAGTGCGAGGCCTGGACAACATCTGCCGTCGCTTCGCAGAGGAGTCCTCCAATAAAGGCAACACCTTCGTGGAGGGCATCCAGTTCACGCTGGACTCCGCCGTCATCATGACGGGCACCATGAGCGAGCACGCCAAGCCTGATAAGGTAGGAGAGTAAGAAATTAAATGAGTCTTTTTTAATGACCCAAATTAGGCGAACCTGGTCACAAGGCAAGCCAGGAAGCTGCCTGGGCACTTAAAACCAGAAACCCGGATtgagtgccatcttgtggctaaCTACAGAATAGCAGCGATCTTATTCCAATTCCAATACCTTTGAGTATTTTGAAGTGATACTACGATTTGCCCATATTTTGTATTCTGACAATATTTTTACTACTTTCTAAAATTATTAATATGAAgacatgtctttttttgtaCAGAATAATTTCCAAATGTTAAAAGGTCCTAGGTtgaatacttttattttttaattatctttcaTTATAATTAGAactaaagttaaagtaccactgattgtcactcCCACTAGGTAAAGCGAAATtagattattaattattatcttTAATTGCCTTGTATTTTCTGTATTCTGCTAACTTACTTATCAGCAGTGAATGTGGTAGTGTGTGTTgatgtgaaataaaaacatttactgttcacatttttttttttgtaatgaaaatgAGGACAAACACTGGTTAGAAACCCTGGTGGATTTCTACTTGGGGCTACAGCAAACCCTAGAACCTTCTGGGCAtaaagtacagtggtgccttaagATACAAGTTTTTGTTCCGTGACTACACTctcaactcaaaacactcatgtATCAAGTCACTGCCCGTCAAAAATGTTGCGTTTGTGTTTTTAAGAATGAAAAATAACACTTGAACAGTTTATGCTGCTGTTCAATTCaatgtgctgctccttctggtgtataAGTtactattacaatttttttgtagaggataacaaattatttataattatttattttcgtatctcaaagccttctgtatacaaTGTAACgtaaacccccaaaaattctaggtAGACGACAACTAAtttgctagattttttttagcataaacaacattaaaccaaaatataataatactcctgtttgttttgtttgacttcaGATCAACAGAATCGGCCTGCACTTCAAACCCTGGTTCTATAAACACGTGGAGGGCTACCTGACGGGCGGCAAGGATGGAGTGGAGTACATCCCCCTCCGACACTACTaccacagacacacacgcagcATCTTCTGGGAGCTACAGGTACTCGGGCTGAACCATTTTCACAAACGATACACAgtcattacaatttatttatttattttttgtttgtttgtttttgttctttgtttttttctggagagctcagtattgttcattcggtaattttactgatttgacatgtcatcatcattgctctctctttttaatttttttttaaattttgtatgtgggtgtgtatgtgtattcattagttcacctaaaacctattaaaaaatcccataccgttcacctaaaccgaacacttccagccagagtcgtgaggccgtcaggagacccgaggaaggaccaaagaaaagaaaggaaaggaaagtcaTTGCAATTTAATACGCAATAATCTTTTTCAAAGTCCAAAATGAAAGTAAAGTAACATTGCCTTGTCATCATCCTACATTTCCAGCTGTGCATGTTCACTcgcctcttgtttttttttctcttgcggCCCACCAAGCCATTAGATTGGCGCACGTGCTCCGCTGCAGCCGGTTAATGGTGTGTTTAATTATGCATCGTGCCGGTCTGACACGTGTCCATCTGTCACGGGACCGGCTGACTCGGCGAAATCTCCAGACGATCAATCATCCGCTTCTCCGCGAGTAGTTCGGACACGGCGACATTCCTCTTGCGTCTTTTGACGTAATTGTGTAATTGGCGTTTAGTTGTTTGTGCTCACGGTTACAGGGTTTAATTACAGAATACATGGCGCTTCATtttggattcaaatttacaaCCTTTGAAGAGCACTTCAAAGGTTGCTTACATCATAAAGCAGCACAAAACAAAGACATCTTTAAATGtggtttttgtttccttttcctTGGAAGACAAGTTCACTTCCTCTGCGCCTACCACGTAATCAGAGCTTCTTTGTGTCAAcgtaaaagttattttaaatgtaagtaTTGGATTATTGCATACCTTGAGATGtgagtttaattcattcctCGACCACGCTTGTAATTTAACACAAATTCCCTAAGTCATCTTtcgccattgaaatgattgagaatgccattaatccattccagcatCACAAAAAGagatcacaattttttattttttaatgatacaaATTGCTCTCTATTATACTTTATGAACATGTACTGTAATGAcgtgttaaaaaacaacaacatgggaATAGGACCTTTGCATCGGCAatattgaaggggaaaaaaatcgctTTTAAGTTATTTTTCCAAATTGTTCAGCCACACTTGGAAACATGTGGACAAGTTGAAGAATGTCACATATTACGTAATGTATGCAATTTGAAAGAACCTATTTccagatgacaggtcaaaaacATGGTTCGCAGTTTATCCTCAAAGTTCTCAGGTTTGAGTTTGAATCCCGGCTTGATGTTCTCCATTCGTATTTGGCCAATTCTCCGCTCTCGGGTGACCGAATATTGGCAGAGATCAAGACAAGTGTGTTACCATGGACTAAAATTGTCTCCCCACCAGGATATCATTCCCTTCGGCAACCACCCGGCGTTCCGCTGGCTCTTCGGCTGGATGGTCCCACCTAAGATCTCCCTGCTGAAGCTCACGCAGGGAGAAACCATCCGCCGTCTCTATGAGCAGCACCACGTGGTCCAGGACATGCTGGTGCCCATGAAGCACCTGCAGGCCGCCATCACACGCTTCCATCAGGACATTGAGGTAGGGATGCAATATTTACACGGACCGCAGAAAATcgttttcacattgttttgcaCATGACAAGAAAGGAGCCCAGGGCAGATCAGATcagtcataaaaaataaattagttaATTACAACTGGAAGTCGGATTTTCGTGACAACAAATCTGGGATTTCATTTTAAGGCTATTATTACCCATTTTCTGTGTGTCCAGGTTTACCCTCTTTGGCTCTGCCCGTTCCTCCTGCCAGCCGGCAGGGGCATGGTCCACCCCGACAGTGAAGAGGAGGAGCTGTACGTGGACGTCGGCGCGTACGGCGAGCctaaagtcaaacattttgagGCAACGGCGTCAACGCGGCGACTGGAGAAATTCGTCCGAGACGTCCGCGGGTATGTTTCTGCTGGTTTACGCCGCATGGCTCAATGAttgggatgtaacaatatccaaacgtcGCAATACGATAATGATcatgatattgtggggagggtggcgatattaaaaaaggtcacggtattgtttaaaaaaaaagaaaaagaaaacctcatgctaaaaaaaaaagcacaatattgcgCTTTTGTACAAAACAGCAATGCTCGTAAATAATagacaatctctaataacacttaatattgaggcacttacttgctaatgcatgcacacattgaTTTCCTCCACACTGACTCGATTCACAGGCATATTAAATTCTATATCTGACGattagtgtggattttaaacagaAGGAAAACATGCCGTATGAAATtcaaactgcactaaaaaactaaccaccagagggtgctagaactgcacaaatgaaaatcaacttaacatttttaacaagatGTGCTGcatttaatatcgtgacatgacgacgacatTGTGGCAGTttcaatatcacgatattgtcgtTATGGTTAAATCCCTATCAATGACAAAATTCCAAGTTTTTTCCCTCTCAAGTGGCATATTTGGTGTAGCCAGTAGGTTGGAttatcacctgttttctgagtttgatcatgtgacattcgcaagctgagccgtgattggtcgttacctgagacttgagcaactgtgacagcagtgacaaaatggccgccgtggattttgttgcttaactcatattccacaaacgcacttTTAATCAAAAGCCTGTTTAGAGTTTAGACTAGTGATATGCATAGAActtataaagaacatttttgacttgacttccgctttaaaatAAACACCGATATTG
This window contains:
- the dhcr24 gene encoding delta(24)-sterol reductase isoform X2, translating into MFSPDVVREWREEGSKGFMCTGRPGWLTVSLRVGKYKKTHRNITINMMDILEVDTKKKVVRVEPLANMGQVTALLTSIGWTLPVLPELDDLTVGGLVMGTGIESSSHIHGLFQHICVAYELVLADGSFVRCSEEENSDLFHAVPWSCGTLGFLVAAEIKIVPAKPWVKLRYEPVRGLDNICRRFAEESSNKGNTFVEGIQFTLDSAVIMTGTMSEHAKPDKINRIGLHFKPWFYKHVEGYLTGGKDGVEYIPLRHYYHRHTRSIFWELQDIIPFGNHPAFRWLFGWMVPPKISLLKLTQGETIRRLYEQHHVVQDMLVPMKHLQAAITRFHQDIEVYPLWLCPFLLPAGRGMVHPDSEEEELYVDVGAYGEPKVKHFEATASTRRLEKFVRDVRGFQMLYADVYMDRKEFWEMFDGQLYHKLRQELGCKDAFPEVYDKICKAARH
- the dhcr24 gene encoding delta(24)-sterol reductase isoform X1, whose translation is MESLLCLGFLGLLLLLLWVQVKGVDYVLVHQRWMFVCLFLLPLSVVFDVYFYVRAWLIFKMCSAPKLHEQRVRDIQRQVREWREEGSKGFMCTGRPGWLTVSLRVGKYKKTHRNITINMMDILEVDTKKKVVRVEPLANMGQVTALLTSIGWTLPVLPELDDLTVGGLVMGTGIESSSHIHGLFQHICVAYELVLADGSFVRCSEEENSDLFHAVPWSCGTLGFLVAAEIKIVPAKPWVKLRYEPVRGLDNICRRFAEESSNKGNTFVEGIQFTLDSAVIMTGTMSEHAKPDKINRIGLHFKPWFYKHVEGYLTGGKDGVEYIPLRHYYHRHTRSIFWELQDIIPFGNHPAFRWLFGWMVPPKISLLKLTQGETIRRLYEQHHVVQDMLVPMKHLQAAITRFHQDIEVYPLWLCPFLLPAGRGMVHPDSEEEELYVDVGAYGEPKVKHFEATASTRRLEKFVRDVRGFQMLYADVYMDRKEFWEMFDGQLYHKLRQELGCKDAFPEVYDKICKAARH